The Thermanaerovibrio acidaminovorans DSM 6589 genome contains a region encoding:
- a CDS encoding (2Fe-2S)-binding protein: MSVRFTLNGSPVTYSPAPSERLVDMLRNLGMRSVKEGCGEGECGACTVLMDHRPVTSCTVMAFQAHGSEILTLEGLERMGVLHPIQRAFVDNDAVQCGFCTPGMIMSAYALLSSNPDPTREQVAEALSGNLCRCTGYVPMVEAVLDAARRLRGS; this comes from the coding sequence ATGTCAGTACGGTTCACCCTGAACGGGAGCCCCGTGACCTACTCCCCAGCCCCCTCCGAGAGGCTCGTGGACATGCTACGGAACCTGGGCATGAGGAGCGTAAAGGAGGGGTGCGGAGAGGGGGAGTGCGGGGCCTGCACGGTCCTCATGGACCACCGCCCGGTTACCTCCTGCACCGTGATGGCCTTCCAGGCCCACGGATCGGAGATCCTCACGTTGGAGGGGCTGGAGAGGATGGGGGTACTCCACCCGATCCAGCGGGCCTTCGTGGACAACGACGCGGTCCAGTGCGGCTTCTGCACTCCGGGGATGATCATGTCCGCCTACGCCCTCCTCTCGTCAAACCCGGATCCCACCAGGGAGCAGGTGGCAGAGGCCCTGTCGGGTAACCTGTGCCGCTGCACCGGCTACGTCCCCATGGTGGAGGCGGTGCTGGACGCCGCCAGGAGGCTTAGGGGATCATGA
- a CDS encoding ATP-binding protein has translation MPHVSASPNRRWLECIREASGHLLRIANDLLDLSEISGDRMALKAVPYDLRKLVANTTRFVAPMAESKGIMMLTRVSQSVPELVNGDQDRVRQILLNLLTNAIKFSDRGMISVEAEVEDQRLAISVIDSGRGIPEDQHEKVFLPFYQASPEDRDKGRGLGLAICKKLAESMGGTMALKSAPGEGSTFTLYLPLVQGDSKTEQGGEEQVEDRSTPKLHILLAEDDNLNRELVEAMLVSMGHQVTSASTGIEALNLFLQKRFDLAILDVNMPEGDGVWLTKEIRRIEARHPSRGKTTIMALTACVMEHDKQRCLNAGMDLFITKPVSVMELQSAIDGLFGVKGGTGERDGQGDQNAEVDTSVLSDMAMGQVEVMERALTLFKEGVPLMLETLRMLLHRRDLAGAASVVHKLKGRFATVGHSGAREYLAKLEEDIKVGASPDPDGLVERVEHFAKQVIDQYERIGIRAR, from the coding sequence GTGCCTCATGTCTCCGCCTCCCCCAACCGGCGGTGGCTGGAGTGCATAAGGGAGGCCTCGGGGCACCTGCTCCGGATCGCCAACGATCTGCTTGACCTGTCGGAGATCTCCGGGGACCGGATGGCCCTCAAGGCGGTCCCCTACGACCTGAGGAAGCTGGTCGCCAACACCACCCGGTTCGTGGCACCCATGGCGGAATCCAAGGGGATAATGATGCTGACCCGGGTATCCCAGTCGGTGCCGGAGCTAGTAAACGGCGATCAGGACCGGGTGAGGCAGATCCTGCTGAACCTGCTCACCAACGCAATAAAGTTCTCCGACCGGGGGATGATCTCCGTGGAGGCGGAGGTGGAGGATCAGCGGCTGGCCATATCGGTCATCGACTCCGGACGGGGGATCCCGGAGGACCAACATGAGAAGGTGTTCCTCCCCTTCTACCAGGCCTCCCCGGAGGACCGGGATAAAGGGCGAGGACTCGGACTGGCCATATGCAAGAAACTGGCGGAGTCCATGGGGGGGACCATGGCCCTCAAGAGCGCCCCCGGGGAGGGGTCCACCTTCACCCTTTATCTGCCCCTGGTGCAGGGGGATTCGAAGACGGAACAGGGAGGTGAGGAGCAGGTGGAGGACCGCAGCACGCCGAAACTCCACATCCTGCTGGCGGAGGACGACAACCTGAACCGGGAGCTGGTGGAGGCCATGCTGGTCTCCATGGGCCACCAGGTCACCAGCGCATCCACCGGCATTGAGGCTTTGAACCTCTTCCTCCAAAAGAGGTTCGACTTGGCCATCCTGGACGTTAACATGCCAGAGGGAGATGGGGTGTGGCTAACCAAGGAGATCCGCCGGATCGAAGCCAGACATCCCTCGAGGGGTAAGACCACCATAATGGCCCTAACCGCCTGCGTGATGGAGCACGACAAACAGCGGTGCCTCAATGCGGGAATGGACCTGTTCATAACAAAACCCGTGTCGGTCATGGAACTTCAATCCGCCATAGATGGTCTCTTCGGAGTCAAAGGAGGGACGGGAGAGCGGGACGGGCAGGGGGACCAGAATGCAGAGGTGGATACCAGCGTGCTGTCCGACATGGCCATGGGACAGGTGGAGGTGATGGAGAGGGCCCTGACCCTCTTCAAGGAGGGGGTCCCCCTGATGCTGGAGACGCTACGAATGCTGCTACACCGGCGGGACCTGGCGGGTGCCGCATCGGTGGTGCACAAGCTGAAGGGCCGGTTCGCCACCGTGGGCCACTCAGGGGCTCGGGAGTACCTGGCCAAGCTGGAGGAGGACATCAAGGTTGGCGCCTCCCCGGACCCGGATGGGCTGGTGGAACGGGTGGAGCACTTCGCCAAACAGGTGATTGACCAGTACGAGAGGATAGGCATAAGGGCCCGCTGA
- a CDS encoding histidine kinase dimerization/phospho-acceptor domain-containing protein yields MALKVDLEDLELPAIILPPDGPPVGANQEGERILSRFPEELSSLKPDGTVTLEGRPFRPVRLCTLPQGELLILVEMIHGRRQDLLISQISHEIRTPLSNIIGMSEMCLMSPPPPTGGGWSA; encoded by the coding sequence ATGGCCTTAAAGGTGGACCTGGAGGATCTGGAGCTGCCGGCCATAATCCTGCCCCCTGACGGCCCCCCGGTGGGGGCCAACCAGGAAGGGGAGCGGATCCTGTCCCGCTTCCCGGAGGAGCTATCGTCCCTTAAACCCGACGGGACGGTGACCCTGGAGGGGCGCCCCTTCAGGCCCGTGAGGCTCTGTACCCTCCCCCAGGGGGAGCTCCTCATCCTGGTGGAGATGATCCACGGGAGGCGTCAGGACCTGCTCATCTCCCAGATAAGCCACGAGATCAGGACCCCGTTGAGCAACATAATAGGCATGTCGGAGATGTGCCTCATGTCTCCGCCTCCCCCAACCGGCGGTGGCTGGAGTGCATAA
- a CDS encoding response regulator, whose translation MKPVRTLITEDDPMVSFIIGRLVNSLGDFLLVGQAQNGREALEQIRAHKVDLVLLDLSMPEVDGKEVMLTIRNEDLDSDVIIITSSYRKADAVEALRLGAWDYIVKPFSYDRLRVSLDSYKDAFRYRASLPAELAQEQLDRVFYPESRLNLYSTSGIQRGDTAQRIMDVLSQEERPLSAGEIADKIGISRITVRKYCEALVSTGRLIAQNHYQPKGRPIKKYQPI comes from the coding sequence TTGAAGCCCGTACGGACCCTGATAACCGAGGACGACCCCATGGTGTCCTTCATCATAGGCCGGCTGGTGAACTCCCTGGGGGACTTCCTCCTGGTGGGCCAGGCCCAGAACGGTCGGGAAGCGCTGGAGCAGATCCGGGCCCACAAGGTGGACCTGGTGCTGCTGGACCTGTCCATGCCGGAGGTGGACGGCAAGGAGGTGATGCTCACCATCCGGAACGAGGACCTGGACTCGGACGTGATAATAATAACCAGCTCCTACCGGAAGGCGGACGCGGTGGAGGCCCTCAGGCTCGGCGCCTGGGACTATATAGTGAAGCCCTTCTCCTACGATCGGCTCCGGGTCTCCCTGGACTCCTACAAGGACGCGTTCCGCTACCGGGCCTCGCTGCCCGCGGAACTGGCCCAGGAGCAGCTGGACCGGGTCTTCTACCCCGAGAGCCGGCTCAACCTCTACTCCACCTCGGGGATCCAGCGGGGGGACACGGCCCAGCGTATCATGGACGTGCTCTCCCAGGAGGAGCGGCCCCTTTCCGCCGGGGAGATCGCCGACAAGATAGGAATATCCAGGATAACGGTCCGCAAGTACTGCGAGGCCCTGGTATCCACCGGTAGGCTGATAGCCCAGAACCACTACCAGCCAAAGGGGCGCCCCATAAAGAAGTACCAGCCCATATAG
- a CDS encoding M24 family metallopeptidase, which yields MYHWSINLLEVGDLRRDRIEGLLARLSEEGMDGIFLGPSGDLTYLTGLELFPDERCKGLMVSGAGCFGLVPLLYRQEMGERLEGIPLFVWDDREGFLGAFARGCASLGLVGKVIGINSGMRAVDLIEAMGVVRARYVNGSKVMDPLRRVKDPGELDLMRSASEMADRVMWRVFESLRPGVTERQVRDLILRSFEEMGVVPSFEPIVAFGANASMPHYSGGDGVAREGDCAVLDFGCRFKGYCSDMTRTFFVGDPSDEARRIYRVVLEAQLAGLAAVRTGVEAQMVDRAAREVISRAGYGEFFLNRLGHGIGLEVHEGPYIVEGNSNPLEAGNVFSVEPGIYIPGLMGVRIEDLVAVTPQGCQVLNSFPKEFMVAGR from the coding sequence ATGTATCATTGGAGCATCAATCTGTTGGAGGTGGGGGATTTGAGGCGGGACAGGATCGAAGGGCTTCTCGCGCGGCTTAGTGAGGAGGGGATGGACGGGATCTTCCTTGGTCCATCGGGGGATCTCACGTACCTGACCGGGCTGGAGCTGTTCCCCGACGAGAGGTGCAAGGGGCTGATGGTTTCCGGAGCCGGCTGTTTCGGCCTGGTGCCGCTCCTCTACCGGCAGGAGATGGGGGAGCGGCTGGAGGGGATACCCCTCTTCGTGTGGGACGACCGGGAGGGTTTTTTGGGGGCCTTTGCCCGGGGCTGTGCCTCCCTGGGACTGGTGGGCAAGGTGATAGGGATCAACTCCGGCATGAGGGCGGTGGATCTGATAGAAGCCATGGGGGTTGTGAGGGCCCGCTACGTCAACGGCTCCAAGGTGATGGATCCGTTGCGGCGGGTCAAGGATCCGGGGGAGCTGGATCTCATGAGGTCCGCATCGGAAATGGCTGACCGGGTGATGTGGCGGGTCTTTGAGAGCCTTCGCCCCGGGGTCACCGAGAGACAGGTGCGGGACCTGATCCTGAGGTCCTTTGAGGAGATGGGGGTGGTTCCCTCCTTCGAGCCCATCGTGGCCTTCGGGGCCAACGCCTCCATGCCCCACTACTCGGGGGGCGATGGCGTGGCCCGGGAGGGGGACTGCGCGGTGTTGGACTTTGGGTGCCGTTTCAAGGGCTACTGTTCCGACATGACCAGGACGTTCTTCGTTGGGGATCCATCCGATGAGGCCAGACGGATATATCGGGTGGTGCTGGAGGCTCAACTGGCGGGGCTGGCGGCGGTCCGTACCGGGGTGGAGGCCCAAATGGTGGACCGGGCCGCCCGGGAGGTGATATCCCGGGCCGGTTACGGGGAGTTCTTCCTCAACCGCCTGGGGCACGGGATAGGCCTGGAGGTCCACGAGGGGCCCTACATAGTTGAGGGCAACTCCAACCCCTTGGAGGCGGGGAACGTGTTCAGCGTGGAGCCCGGGATCTACATACCGGGCCTGATGGGGGTCCGGATCGAGGACCTGGTGGCGGTCACCCCCCAGGGGTGCCAGGTGCTCAACTCCTTCCCCAAGGAGTTCATGGTGGCGGGCCGTTGA
- a CDS encoding alkaline phosphatase, with amino-acid sequence MVRRIRCWVMLLALLLVTAPADARARNVIVLMCDGTGATHTTVARWYKGGPLAMDQMYVGRVRTWGAESLITDSAPAATAFATGHKASDKAIGVMPWSVAMPGVPAVTEETKARPVASVLEAAKLAGKATGIVVTSNVQHASPAAYSSHWPDRNDYNEIGEQQLYLGMDVIFGGGSRYLIPAEKGGARKDGEDLMEEARRLGYRVVSDRSGMMSLSSGRVLGLFAPDDLSYEFDRPVLTPSQPSLSEMTAKAIEILSKDPDGFFLFVEGSKIDWASHANDPVGVVSDVLAFDDAVLVALDFARRSGDTAVLVFSDHGNGGMSLGSKVTDASYSKLPLNALVEPLRRARLTGEGVERLLGDQRTESGIREVVASNYGITDLTDDEVKAIAQAEKGRMNYVLGPILSRRSPIGWTTNGHTGEDLFINYYGLKEPLKTIENTDIARICAREMGVNLDEATSRLFVDAFAVFGSMGASVRLDKSDPNNQVLVVERGRVRAEIPLSKSTMRLGGRVVSTGGLSVLSPITGKVYVPQRAVEVFKAAM; translated from the coding sequence ATGGTTCGAAGGATCCGATGTTGGGTGATGCTGTTGGCCCTGTTGCTGGTGACCGCCCCGGCGGACGCCAGGGCCAGGAACGTCATAGTCCTGATGTGTGATGGCACCGGTGCCACCCACACCACCGTGGCCCGTTGGTACAAGGGGGGTCCCCTGGCCATGGATCAGATGTACGTGGGGCGGGTGCGCACCTGGGGGGCGGAGAGCCTCATAACCGACTCGGCCCCGGCGGCCACCGCCTTTGCCACCGGCCACAAGGCCAGCGACAAGGCCATAGGGGTAATGCCCTGGTCGGTAGCCATGCCCGGCGTGCCGGCGGTCACGGAGGAGACCAAGGCCCGTCCGGTGGCCAGCGTCCTAGAGGCCGCCAAGCTGGCCGGCAAGGCCACCGGTATAGTGGTCACCTCCAACGTGCAGCACGCCAGCCCTGCCGCTTATTCGTCTCACTGGCCCGATCGAAACGATTACAACGAGATAGGGGAGCAGCAGCTGTATTTGGGGATGGACGTGATCTTCGGCGGGGGCAGCCGATACCTTATCCCTGCGGAAAAGGGGGGTGCCCGGAAGGATGGGGAGGATCTTATGGAGGAGGCCCGGCGACTTGGCTACCGGGTGGTGTCCGATCGCTCCGGCATGATGTCGCTGAGCTCCGGCAGGGTTTTGGGCCTCTTTGCCCCGGACGACCTGTCATACGAGTTTGACCGTCCGGTGCTCACCCCATCCCAGCCCTCGCTGTCGGAGATGACCGCCAAGGCCATAGAGATCCTATCCAAGGATCCGGACGGCTTCTTCCTCTTCGTGGAGGGATCCAAGATAGACTGGGCCTCCCACGCCAACGACCCGGTGGGGGTGGTGTCCGACGTGCTGGCCTTCGACGACGCGGTCCTGGTGGCCCTGGACTTCGCCAGGAGGAGCGGGGACACGGCGGTGCTGGTCTTCTCCGACCACGGGAACGGAGGCATGTCGCTGGGCAGCAAGGTCACCGACGCCAGCTACTCCAAGCTGCCGCTGAACGCCCTGGTGGAGCCCTTGAGGCGGGCCAGGCTGACCGGTGAGGGGGTTGAGCGGTTGCTGGGAGACCAGAGGACCGAGTCGGGTATCCGGGAGGTGGTGGCCTCCAACTACGGGATCACGGATCTGACGGATGACGAGGTGAAGGCCATAGCCCAGGCCGAGAAGGGCCGGATGAACTACGTCCTGGGCCCCATCCTATCCAGGCGGAGCCCCATCGGGTGGACCACCAATGGCCACACCGGAGAGGACCTCTTCATAAACTACTATGGTCTCAAGGAGCCGCTCAAGACCATAGAGAACACCGACATAGCCAGGATCTGTGCCCGGGAGATGGGGGTGAACTTGGATGAGGCCACCTCTAGGCTCTTCGTGGACGCCTTTGCCGTCTTCGGCTCCATGGGTGCCTCGGTCAGGTTGGATAAATCGGATCCCAACAATCAGGTCCTGGTGGTGGAGAGGGGCAGGGTCAGGGCTGAGATCCCGCTGAGCAAGAGCACGATGCGCCTTGGCGGCAGGGTTGTTAGCACCGGTGGGTTGTCGGTCCTGTCCCCCATAACGGGCAAGGTCTACGTGCCCCAGCGGGCGGTGGAGGTCTTCAAGGCCGCAATGTAG
- the yfcC gene encoding putative basic amino acid antiporter YfcC — MSGPESKNKTTWMLDTYIIIFLVVAFMAALTYVVPVGKFETHEIKYTMSGKEKTRTVLKPESFTIVKDESGNPLKKGIALFEPGGEVGFLNYVFEGLVSGDKWGSAVGVVAFILVIGGAFGIILRTGAVENGIMTIISRLQGKEILLLPILFVLFSLGGAVFGMGEEAIPFVMILCPVCVAMGYDSITAILVSYVATQIGFATSWMNPFSVAIAQGVSQIPVLSAAGFRIAMWSFFTLFGIGYTLRYAKKVKENPTSSISYKTDEFFRKDISEHSSRGGNFTLGHGLVVFTVALGIVWVIWGVVEEGYYIPEIATQFFVMGLVAGIIGVVFRLEGMKVNDIAVSFRKGAEDLVGAALVVGMAKGIVLVLGGTDPSTPTVLNTVLHYAGEAFKGLPAAVSAWLMYIFQSCFNFFVVSGSGQAALTMPLMAPLSDILGVSRQVAVLAFQLGDGFTNLIVPTSGVLMACLGAARMDWTQWARWQIKFQGLLFLFGSLFVVGGVVMGLK; from the coding sequence ATGAGCGGACCGGAGTCTAAGAACAAGACCACTTGGATGCTGGACACGTACATCATAATCTTCCTTGTGGTGGCCTTCATGGCGGCGTTAACCTACGTGGTACCGGTGGGCAAGTTCGAGACCCACGAGATCAAGTACACCATGTCGGGGAAGGAGAAGACCCGGACGGTGCTAAAGCCCGAGTCCTTCACCATCGTGAAGGACGAATCTGGCAACCCGCTCAAGAAGGGGATAGCTCTCTTCGAGCCCGGCGGGGAGGTGGGCTTCCTCAACTACGTGTTCGAGGGGCTGGTGTCCGGGGACAAGTGGGGTTCCGCCGTGGGTGTGGTGGCCTTCATCCTGGTCATAGGCGGAGCCTTCGGGATCATACTGAGGACCGGAGCGGTGGAGAACGGCATAATGACCATCATAAGCAGGCTACAGGGGAAGGAGATCCTCCTCCTGCCGATCCTCTTCGTCCTCTTCTCCCTGGGCGGGGCGGTCTTCGGCATGGGGGAGGAGGCGATACCCTTCGTGATGATCCTCTGCCCCGTGTGCGTGGCCATGGGCTACGACTCCATAACCGCCATCCTGGTCTCCTACGTGGCCACCCAGATAGGGTTCGCCACCAGCTGGATGAACCCCTTCAGCGTGGCCATAGCCCAGGGGGTCAGCCAGATACCGGTCCTGTCCGCCGCGGGCTTCAGGATCGCCATGTGGAGCTTCTTCACCCTCTTCGGCATCGGGTACACGCTTCGCTACGCCAAGAAGGTAAAGGAGAACCCCACCTCCTCAATCTCCTACAAGACCGACGAGTTCTTCCGCAAGGACATATCGGAGCACAGCTCCAGGGGGGGCAACTTCACCCTGGGACACGGTCTGGTGGTGTTCACCGTGGCGCTGGGCATCGTGTGGGTCATCTGGGGCGTGGTTGAGGAGGGCTACTACATCCCGGAGATAGCCACCCAGTTCTTCGTAATGGGGCTGGTGGCGGGAATCATCGGGGTGGTCTTCAGACTGGAGGGCATGAAGGTCAACGACATAGCCGTCAGCTTCCGCAAGGGGGCGGAGGACCTGGTGGGGGCCGCCCTGGTGGTGGGCATGGCCAAGGGCATCGTGTTGGTCTTAGGCGGCACCGACCCATCCACCCCCACGGTGCTCAACACGGTGCTTCACTACGCCGGCGAGGCCTTCAAGGGGCTGCCCGCGGCGGTCTCCGCCTGGCTCATGTACATATTCCAGTCCTGCTTCAACTTCTTCGTGGTCTCCGGCTCCGGCCAGGCGGCGCTCACCATGCCCCTCATGGCGCCCCTGTCGGACATATTAGGAGTCTCACGCCAGGTGGCGGTGCTGGCCTTCCAGCTGGGGGACGGGTTCACCAACCTCATAGTCCCCACCTCCGGGGTGCTCATGGCCTGCCTTGGCGCCGCCAGGATGGACTGGACCCAATGGGCCCGGTGGCAAATAAAGTTCCAGGGACTGCTTTTCCTGTTCGGCTCCCTCTTCGTGGTGGGAGGAGTCGTAATGGGCCTAAAGTAG
- a CDS encoding GntR family transcriptional regulator, with protein MEDQLGAMQKVESHVLSRIVSRRYLPGDRLTEPALAEELGLSRTPVRHALSALVSDGVLVREEGRRGYLIPRLTREDMTEVFSAREVLEGFMAQKAALAATGEDIGCLRAINAKEEALANLGDVEGYCAANDEFHMAVARMARNGYLMKAFKLVYWRSQLYVHALIDFLPPSEDGGSQSLLEHRRIVDAIERRDPEGARRAAEEHLRSTRGYRIAFGGREALFLDMFEGEKRHRRGRRAPGREDRI; from the coding sequence TTGGAGGATCAACTGGGGGCGATGCAGAAAGTGGAATCCCACGTCCTGTCCCGGATAGTGAGCCGCCGGTACCTGCCGGGGGACCGGCTCACCGAGCCGGCCCTGGCGGAGGAGCTGGGGCTCAGCCGGACGCCGGTGCGGCACGCCCTGTCCGCCCTGGTGTCCGACGGGGTCCTGGTGAGGGAGGAGGGGCGGCGTGGCTACCTGATACCCAGGCTCACCCGGGAGGACATGACGGAGGTCTTCTCCGCCCGGGAGGTGCTGGAGGGCTTCATGGCCCAGAAGGCGGCACTGGCCGCCACCGGGGAGGACATAGGGTGCCTTAGGGCCATCAACGCCAAGGAGGAGGCCCTGGCCAACTTGGGGGACGTGGAGGGCTACTGCGCCGCCAACGACGAGTTCCACATGGCGGTGGCCCGGATGGCGAGGAACGGCTACCTCATGAAGGCCTTCAAGCTGGTCTACTGGAGGAGCCAGCTTTACGTCCACGCCCTGATCGACTTCCTCCCCCCGTCGGAGGACGGGGGATCCCAGAGCCTCCTGGAGCACCGGCGGATAGTGGACGCCATAGAGAGGCGGGATCCGGAGGGGGCCCGGCGGGCGGCGGAGGAGCACCTGAGGAGCACCCGGGGCTACCGGATAGCCTTCGGAGGGCGGGAGGCCCTGTTTCTGGACATGTTCGAAGGGGAGAAGAGACACCGGAGGGGCCGAAGGGCCCCTGGGAGGGAGGATCGGATTTGA
- the iadA gene encoding beta-aspartyl-peptidase, whose product MRSYLLRGGDVFSPEPLGRCDVLCVGERIAAVGDLGGVCLPDLEVVDVSGLVVLPGLIDNHVHILGGGGEGGPATRTPELSVEEAFRSGVTTVIGVLGTDDVTRSVASLVAKSRGLAAEGMSAWVMVGSYQLPVATLTGSIRSDIALVEAVIGVGEVALSDHRSSQPSFEEFVRLAAAARVGGMLKGFGGKVNVHMGDGPRGLEMLRRAARETEIPVDQFIPTHVNRNPKLFDEAVAYALEGGVVDLTTSTTPVFLAEGEVKCSLGLRRLLDAGVPVERICFSSDGQGSLPDFDPEGNLRGLTVGGVGSLWEEVRDSVLSEGVPLERAVPVATSSPARFHRLPRKGSVAEGFDGDLLVVDQDLRPVHVMSRGSMAVRDRELIMRSTFSRR is encoded by the coding sequence TTGAGGTCTTATCTTTTGAGAGGCGGGGATGTCTTCTCCCCCGAGCCCCTGGGGAGATGCGATGTGCTCTGCGTGGGGGAGAGGATAGCGGCGGTGGGGGATCTGGGGGGCGTGTGCCTGCCGGACCTGGAGGTGGTGGACGTCTCGGGGCTCGTGGTCCTGCCGGGGCTGATCGACAACCACGTGCACATCCTGGGGGGCGGCGGCGAGGGTGGCCCCGCCACCAGGACTCCGGAGCTGTCGGTGGAGGAGGCCTTCAGGTCCGGAGTCACCACCGTGATAGGGGTACTCGGGACCGACGACGTTACCCGGTCGGTGGCCTCCCTGGTGGCCAAGTCCAGGGGGCTTGCGGCGGAGGGGATGAGCGCCTGGGTCATGGTGGGGTCCTACCAGTTGCCGGTGGCCACCCTGACGGGCAGCATCCGGTCCGACATAGCCCTGGTGGAGGCGGTGATCGGCGTGGGGGAGGTGGCTCTGTCGGACCACCGGTCCAGCCAGCCCTCCTTCGAGGAGTTCGTTCGTCTGGCCGCCGCCGCCCGGGTAGGGGGCATGCTCAAGGGCTTCGGCGGCAAGGTGAACGTCCACATGGGGGACGGGCCCAGGGGGTTGGAGATGCTCCGCCGGGCCGCCCGGGAGACGGAGATACCGGTGGATCAGTTCATCCCCACCCACGTGAACCGGAACCCGAAGCTGTTCGATGAGGCGGTGGCCTACGCCCTGGAGGGCGGGGTGGTGGACCTCACCACCAGCACCACCCCGGTCTTCCTGGCGGAGGGGGAGGTGAAGTGCTCCCTGGGATTGCGGCGGCTTCTGGATGCGGGGGTGCCGGTGGAGCGGATCTGCTTCAGCTCCGACGGACAGGGTAGCCTGCCGGACTTCGACCCGGAGGGTAACCTGCGTGGGCTGACGGTTGGAGGGGTGGGCTCCCTTTGGGAGGAGGTTCGGGACTCGGTCCTGTCCGAAGGGGTGCCGCTGGAGAGGGCGGTCCCGGTGGCCACCTCTTCCCCCGCCCGTTTCCACCGGCTGCCCCGGAAGGGTTCGGTGGCGGAGGGCTTCGACGGGGACCTGTTGGTGGTGGACCAGGACCTCCGGCCGGTCCACGTGATGAGCCGCGGCTCCATGGCGGTTAGGGATCGGGAGCTAATCATGCGGAGTACCTTCAGCCGCCGCTGA
- a CDS encoding HD-GYP domain-containing protein: MKHTASYRRTVPVEEIASYPDAVFVKNIFSSSGSALLVPNKVPIGEILGKFRNPERLVSSLKAEGIDQVELEFSHRVDKGVMRELLKQIDSSFETVDPKVSQEVSDTLSEVFSRLTIDQKFNFPKGEVDRLGNMLGDEIRRTNQILYSLASADRADSYTHTHSLNVSLLAGYLAKRLCEINRCQEPVVDKAIRAGLLFDLGKTAIPKEVLDKSEPLSDQERALIRQHPLHSERIARESGVDDPDILLGIRHHHERWDGSGYPDGLTEKDIPLIARILAVADTFDAMTSDRSYKQAVSAKAAFNFVMSANETHFDPEVCKVLLSGMGIYPPGSVVELSDGTIGTVAASTEGNLLQPKIMVKEPDGTTRIIELHKEVHRKLFIKRALDV, translated from the coding sequence GTGAAGCATACCGCCAGCTACAGAAGGACAGTCCCAGTGGAGGAGATAGCGTCCTACCCGGACGCGGTGTTCGTCAAGAACATCTTCAGCTCCTCCGGAAGCGCCCTCTTGGTGCCCAACAAGGTCCCCATAGGGGAGATCCTGGGCAAGTTCAGGAACCCGGAGCGGCTAGTGTCGTCCCTCAAGGCGGAGGGGATAGACCAGGTGGAGCTGGAGTTCTCCCACCGGGTGGACAAGGGGGTCATGAGGGAGCTGCTCAAGCAGATCGACTCCTCCTTCGAGACCGTGGACCCCAAGGTGAGCCAGGAGGTGAGCGACACCCTGTCGGAGGTGTTCTCCAGGCTCACCATAGACCAAAAGTTCAACTTCCCCAAGGGGGAGGTGGACCGGCTGGGGAACATGCTGGGTGACGAGATCCGCAGGACCAACCAGATCCTCTACTCCCTGGCCTCGGCGGACCGGGCGGACAGCTACACCCACACCCACAGCCTCAACGTCTCGCTCCTGGCGGGATACCTGGCCAAGAGGCTCTGCGAGATCAACCGATGCCAGGAACCCGTGGTGGACAAGGCCATAAGGGCGGGGCTGCTCTTCGACCTGGGGAAGACCGCCATCCCCAAGGAGGTGCTGGACAAGTCGGAGCCCCTGTCCGACCAGGAGCGGGCGCTGATCCGCCAGCACCCCCTCCACAGCGAGCGGATCGCCCGGGAGTCGGGGGTGGACGACCCGGACATCCTGCTGGGCATAAGGCACCACCACGAGCGGTGGGACGGCTCCGGATACCCGGACGGCCTCACGGAAAAGGACATCCCCTTGATCGCCCGGATCCTGGCGGTGGCGGACACCTTCGACGCCATGACCAGTGACAGGTCCTACAAGCAGGCGGTCTCCGCCAAGGCGGCCTTCAACTTCGTCATGAGCGCCAACGAGACCCACTTCGACCCGGAGGTCTGCAAGGTGTTGCTCAGCGGCATGGGCATATATCCCCCGGGATCGGTGGTGGAGCTGTCGGACGGGACCATCGGAACCGTGGCGGCATCCACGGAGGGGAACCTGTTGCAGCCCAAGATAATGGTCAAGGAGCCCGACGGGACCACCAGGATAATCGAGCTCCACAAGGAGGTCCACCGGAAGCTGTTCATCAAGCGGGCGCTGGACGTCTAA